The Primulina eburnea isolate SZY01 chromosome 6, ASM2296580v1, whole genome shotgun sequence genome contains a region encoding:
- the LOC140833799 gene encoding small ribosomal subunit protein uS4y-like, which produces MVNVSFYRNYGKTFKKPRRPYEKERLDAELKLVGEYGLRCKRELWRVQYALSRIRNAARMLLTLDEKDPRRIFEGEALLRRMNRHGLLDESQNKLDYVLALTVENFLERRLQTLVFKAGMAKSIHHARVLIRQRHIRVGRQVVNVPSFMVRVDSQKHIDFSLTSPFGGGRPGRVKRKNQKAAAKKASGGDGDEDDEE; this is translated from the exons ATGGTGAACGTCTCCTTTTATCGCAACT ATGGGAAGACCTTTAAGAAACCGCGCCGACCTTATGAGAAGGAGCGATTAGATGCTGAGCTAAAGCTTGTTGGAGAATATGGTCTGAGGTGCAAGAGGGAGCTGTGGAGGGTGCAGTATGCACTGAGCCGTATTAGGAATGCTGCAAGAATGCTTTTGACTCTTGACGAGAAGGATCCTCGTCGCATTTTTGAGGGTGAAGCCCTTCTGAGGAGGATGAACAGGCACGGGCTACTAGATGAGAGCCAGAACAAGCTCGATTATGTATTAGCCCTCACTGTCGAAAACTTCCTAGAGCGCCGCCTCCAAACTCTGGTGTTCAAGGCTGGTATGGCCAAGTCTATTCACCATGCGAGAGTGCTCATCAGGCAAAGGCATATCAG GGTAGGGCGGCAAGTTGTTAACGTGCCCTCTTTTATGGTGAGGGTAGACTCCCAAAAACATATTGATTTTTCCCTCACAAGCCCATTTGGTGGTGGCCGTCCTGGTAGAGTTAAGAGAAAGAACCAAAAGGCAGCTGCAAAGAAGGCGTCTGGTGGTGACGGTGATGAAGATGATGAGGAATGA
- the LOC140835289 gene encoding 30-kDa cleavage and polyadenylation specificity factor 30-like encodes MVVTVKLVLLLEFDLSRRLGMVDDLISRDLQELEPSIGEQLASLLYLENGNENSDIVPFEDNEEEEEEESEEDDESLGQAFGVQGRGRGRGMMWPPQIPLARGARPFASVQGFPRNMLGGDGFSYRAMNRDGFHVPEIFGMAAPRGFGPYGPSFSGDFVGPAPSMMFPGRPSGGFGMVMGSRAPFMGIGAATMTRAGRTVGMPSFYPPPQSHLPQNSYRVNRDMRAPTSYRSGNSDRVKGTKMVGSDGGPEDEGQHQQSGKTQQYDHFSAGNYRNDESSREYEAPRRSRRGRKKEEES; translated from the exons atggtTGTAACAGTCAAGCTTGTActtttgttggaatttgatCTTTCTAGAAGGTTGGGTATGGTTGATGATTTG ATAAGTAGAGATTTACAAGAACTGGAGCCCTCTATTGGTGAGCAGTTGGCATCCTTGCTCTACCTTGAAAATGGGAATGAAAACTCGGATATTGTGCCCTTCGAAGATAATGAGGAAGAGGAGGAGGAAGAAAGTGAAGAAGATGATGAAAGCCTTGGACAGGCCTTTGGAGTTCAAGGCAGGGGAAGGGGTAGAGGAATGATGTGGCCTCCTCAAATCCCTCTTGCACGTGGAGCTCGGCCTTTTGCAAGTGTTCAAGGTTTTCCTCGTAACATGTTGGGGGGCGATGGATTTTCGTATCGAGCTATGAATCGTGATGGTTTTCATGTGCCTGAAATTTTTGGTATGGCTGCTCCTCGTGGGTTTGGACCATATGGTCCTAGTTTCTCTGGTGATTTTGTAGGTCCTGCCCCTAGTATGATGTTCCCTGGTCGACCTTCAGGTGGATTTGGGATGGTTATGGGTTCAAGGGCTCCTTTCATGGGTATCGGAGCTGCTACCATGACTAGAGCCGGTAGGACAGTTGGTATGCCTTCTTTTTATCCACCACCTCAATCACACCTTCCCCAAAATTCTTATCGGGTTAACAGAGATATGAGGGCACCAACTAGTTATAGGAGTGGGAATTCAGATCGAGTTAAAGGTACAAAGATGGTAGGCTCCGACGGTGGACCAGAAGATGAAGGGCAACATCAGCAGAGTGGTAAAACTCAACAATATGATCATTTCAGTGCTGGAAACTACAGGAATGATGAAAGCAGCAGGGAATATGAGGCTCCAAGAAGGTCTAGACGTGggagaaagaaagaagaagagtCGTAA